TCTTTGCCTTCCGTCCCATGGTTACGCCTCATACACTCAAGGAGCCGACATGTCCATTCAGATTCACCTCGTGGGGCCGCTGGGCACCAGTATCAGCATCGAAGTTCAGGAGGAGCGCGAGATCTTTCCGGCGCTTCGCAAGTACGGGAAGTCCGGCTGGAGCAGCGGAGACCTGCCTGCCGGGGGCGTGTCGCTGCCGCTCGGCATGGCCGACATCTTCGACTGGAACCTGATCGGCGCGCGGCCCTATACCAACGCTGAGGGCGAACAGGCAGTGATGTACCGGGGCCAGAGCTACAAGCGCCGCGAACTCGACGAGGTAGACACCAAGAAGATCAAGTTGCCCAAGATCGTCAAGTACTCGCGCGGTGCTCGCCCCACCGATCTGCCGCATCTCAAGGAAGGCGAGGAGGGCGGGGTGCAGTACGTCACGCTGATCACCTTCCGGGGCGGCGGCAAGGTGCTTGACGCCTATGTGGACCAGAACAAGGTGGCCAGCCAGCCGGGATAATCGGCTTTCCTGGCTCCTGAGCCGCCCTGAGCGTTTATTCCAGCGCCGCCAGCAGGAAGGCGTACACGTCTGCCTTTTCCTCGATGACCAGCCGGGTCGGTTTGCCTGCGCCGTGCCCGGCCCTGGTCTGGACCCGCAGCAAAACCGGTGCGCCGCCCTGCTGGACGTGTTGCAACTCGGCGGCAAACTTGTAGCTGTGGGCCGGAACCACCCGGTCGTCGTGGTCGCCGGTGGTGAGCAAGGTGGCCGGGTAGGCCCGCTGGGCGAGGTTGTGCAGCGGGCTGTAGGCGCTCAGGGTGGCGAAGCCCTCGGGCGTGTCGCTGCTGCCGTAGTCGCTGACCCAGGCCCAGCCGATCGTGAAGTGCTGAAATCTGAGCATGTCCATGACGCCCACGTGCGCCACCGCCGCGCCGATCAGCTCGGGGTGCTGGGTCAGGGTCGCGCCGACGAGGAGGCCGCCGTTGCTCCCGCCCTCGATGCCCAGGTGCGGCGGCGAGGTGTAGCCGCGCTCCACGAGATGCCGGGCGCAGGCGGCGAAGTCGTCGAAGACGTTTTGCTTGTTGTCTTTCATCCCGGCCTGGTGCCAGTCTTCACCGTACTCGCCGCCGCCGCGCAGATTGGCGACCACCAGCACCCCGCCCGCTTCCAGCCAGGCCAGCCGCGAAACCTCAAAGCTGGGTGTCAGCGGAATGTCGAAGCCGCCGTAGCCGTAGAGCAGGGTGGGGTGTGAGCCGTCCAGTAGCAGGTTTTTGGGCGTCACGATGAACATTGGGATGTGGGTGCCGTCTCTGCTTTCTGCAAATTCCTGGCGGACCTCGTAGGCGCTCAGGTCCACGCCCAGGTCGGGTGTCCAGACGATTTCAAGCTGGCCGCTCAGTGCATCTAACGTGTAGCTGGCCGCCGGACTCAGGAAGCTGGTGAAACTCAGGAACACCTGCGGGCTGCTGGCATGCCCGTTCAATGCGCCCACGCTGCCCAGGCCTGGCAACGTCACCGGGCGGGCGTTCTGGCCGGTTCTATCCACCAGGGTCAGGCGACTGGAGGCGTCTTCCAACGTGTGCAGCACGAAACCCCCCGCCACCATCAGCACTTTCAGCAGACGGTCCTGGTCTTCCGGGACGATCTCGCGCACCTCGCCCGTCTCCAGATGCTGCGAGATCAGGCGGCCCTTCGGCGCGGCGTCGTCGGTGCGAAAGTAGAGCAGCGGGCCGTCGTTGCCGACGAAGCGGTAGCTGGCCCGGAAATCGGCCACGACCTCCGTGAAGTCGCCGCGCTCTGCCAGGGGCCGCACCCAGATCAGGTTTTCGCGGGCCGTGCCCTTCCAGACGCTGACCACCAGATACGCGCCGTCCTCGCTGACCGTGCCGGAGAAGCCCCATTCCGGCTGGTCGGGGCGCTCCAGAATCAGCTCGTCCTGGGCCTGTTGGGTGCCCAGACGGTGCAGGTAAAGCCGCTGGTTGAAGTTCGCGCCGCTGAGCTGCTCGGCTTCCGGCGGGCGGTCGTAGCGTGAGTAGAAAAAGCCACTGGCATCGGGCAGCCAGCTTGCGCCGCTGAATTTGCTGTCGTGGAGGGTATCGGGCAGGTCATCGCCGCTGGCGATGTCGCGTACCCGCCACTCCTGCCAGTC
This portion of the Deinococcus rubellus genome encodes:
- a CDS encoding single-stranded DNA-binding protein, with protein sequence MSIQIHLVGPLGTSISIEVQEEREIFPALRKYGKSGWSSGDLPAGGVSLPLGMADIFDWNLIGARPYTNAEGEQAVMYRGQSYKRRELDEVDTKKIKLPKIVKYSRGARPTDLPHLKEGEEGGVQYVTLITFRGGGKVLDAYVDQNKVASQPG
- a CDS encoding prolyl oligopeptidase family serine peptidase encodes the protein MALLSPESAPATRRSDHTDTYHGSAVADPYRWLEDAGSPETQAFVDVQNKLTRRVLDAVPMRAELITRLTGLWDYARRGAVWQEGGQYFQMRNSGLQNQFVLYVMDSPTAEGRVLLDPNTLSEDGTVALGDYSVSQDTSKLAYSVSQGGSDWQEWRVRDIASGDDLPDTLHDSKFSGASWLPDASGFFYSRYDRPPEAEQLSGANFNQRLYLHRLGTQQAQDELILERPDQPEWGFSGTVSEDGAYLVVSVWKGTARENLIWVRPLAERGDFTEVVADFRASYRFVGNDGPLLYFRTDDAAPKGRLISQHLETGEVREIVPEDQDRLLKVLMVAGGFVLHTLEDASSRLTLVDRTGQNARPVTLPGLGSVGALNGHASSPQVFLSFTSFLSPAASYTLDALSGQLEIVWTPDLGVDLSAYEVRQEFAESRDGTHIPMFIVTPKNLLLDGSHPTLLYGYGGFDIPLTPSFEVSRLAWLEAGGVLVVANLRGGGEYGEDWHQAGMKDNKQNVFDDFAACARHLVERGYTSPPHLGIEGGSNGGLLVGATLTQHPELIGAAVAHVGVMDMLRFQHFTIGWAWVSDYGSSDTPEGFATLSAYSPLHNLAQRAYPATLLTTGDHDDRVVPAHSYKFAAELQHVQQGGAPVLLRVQTRAGHGAGKPTRLVIEEKADVYAFLLAALE